A genome region from Candidatus Parcubacteria bacterium includes the following:
- the ftsA gene encoding cell division protein FtsA, with translation MKQSFITGLDIGTGSIKGLTILKRQDSQSFEVLGRSEKFSLGIRKGVIVDPETVSKNIRLVINQLENESGQKIQDVYVNLGGGHIFCVPSHGTVVVSRADQKISKEDIDRVLQSAQAFSLPLNKEILEIFPKEFIVDGVKEIKQVEGMRGVKLEVDALALCVFAPYLNNLTKAVEGSDVQVGDIIPSALASAKAVLTPHQKELGVVLVDIGAGTTSLAVYGEGDLIHSAVFPIGSAHITNDIAIGLQTDIDIAEKIKKQFGTCILNNTGRNKKEKILLSKGTPLVFSKKMLTKIIEARVSEIFNLVQKEIKKISPQVSFPAGIVLTGGGAKMPKIVEFARKELKLPVRRGFPQGFSEIEQDTSLSTVCGLALEGADWSKEASFPGFSAGKGIIGRIKKVFKIFIP, from the coding sequence ATGAAACAATCTTTCATCACTGGTTTGGATATAGGGACTGGTTCTATAAAAGGTTTGACTATTTTAAAGAGACAAGATTCTCAAAGTTTTGAAGTTTTGGGAAGATCAGAGAAGTTCTCTTTAGGGATTAGAAAAGGAGTGATAGTTGATCCTGAAACAGTTTCTAAAAATATTCGCTTAGTGATAAACCAACTTGAAAACGAATCAGGGCAGAAAATTCAGGATGTTTATGTTAATTTAGGCGGAGGACATATTTTTTGCGTTCCATCTCATGGAACTGTGGTTGTTTCCAGGGCTGACCAGAAAATTTCTAAAGAAGACATTGACAGAGTTCTTCAATCTGCCCAAGCCTTTTCTCTGCCTTTAAATAAAGAGATACTTGAAATTTTTCCTAAAGAATTTATTGTTGATGGAGTAAAAGAAATAAAACAAGTTGAAGGAATGAGGGGGGTAAAACTGGAAGTAGATGCTTTAGCTCTTTGCGTTTTTGCTCCTTATTTAAATAATTTAACTAAAGCTGTTGAAGGTTCAGATGTCCAAGTGGGAGATATTATCCCATCTGCTTTAGCGTCAGCCAAAGCAGTGCTGACTCCGCATCAAAAAGAATTAGGCGTAGTTCTAGTAGATATTGGCGCTGGCACTACTTCTTTAGCTGTTTATGGGGAAGGGGACTTGATACATAGCGCTGTTTTTCCTATTGGTTCTGCACATATTACCAATGATATTGCTATTGGTTTGCAAACCGATATTGATATTGCTGAAAAAATCAAAAAGCAGTTTGGCACTTGTATTCTCAATAATACTGGAAGAAATAAAAAAGAAAAAATTTTATTATCTAAAGGCACGCCTTTGGTTTTTTCTAAAAAAATGCTTACAAAAATTATTGAGGCAAGAGTCTCTGAAATTTTTAATTTAGTCCAGAAAGAAATCAAAAAAATATCTCCGCAAGTATCGTTTCCAGCAGGTATTGTTTTAACCGGCGGCGGCGCAAAAATGCCAAAGATTGTAGAATTTGCCAGAAAAGAATTAAAGCTTCCGGTTCGGCGCGGATTCCCACAAGGTTTTTCAGAAATAGAGCAAGATACTTCTTTAAGCACTGTCTGCGGTTTGGCGTTAGAAGGAGCAGATTGGTCTAAAGAAGCAAGTTTTCCCGGCTTTAGTGCTGGGAAAGGTATCATCGGAAGAATCAAAAAAGTTTTTAAAATTTTTATACCATGA
- the topA gene encoding type I DNA topoisomerase: MNLIIVESPTKSKTIQQFLGPKYKVISSYGHIRDLPKSELGIDIENDFKPKYIIPLKARKTVNSLKKDSQKADLLILATDEDREGEAIAYHLSQILNSNGKKHQRIVFHEITKQAIEQALKNPRDIDMDLVDAQQARRILDRLVGYKLSPLLWKKVARGLSAGRVQSVTVRLVVDREREIENFKPEEYWTIIAHLEKYIENSSRCIEALLVKKNGKVIPKLGIKVKKEAEKIIEDLKGAEYKISNIEKKETKRNPLPPFTTSTLQQESWRRLRWPVRHTMRISQQLYEKGFITYHRTDSLNLSEISLFSAKKFIINSFGKEYWAGFLKKYKTKTKAAQEAHEAIRPAYPDKKPNKIKEKLDDNQFRLYDLIWRRFIACQMSQARFDSTTVDISAKNYIFRASGQVLKFDGFLKVYPLKFEESELPILEKNEVLKLKKLVPSQHFTQPLPRYTEAGLIKVLEENGIGRPSTYAPTISTIQDRNYVQKNENKKFEPTEIGIIVNDLLVEHFPKIVDMKFTAEMEKDLDEISEGKKKLVPVIQEFYKPFEKNLKAKEKEIDKKEIAEEKTDENCPECGSPLIKKMGRYGKFYACSGFPKCRYTKPIEKPKLGIKCPKCEKGEIVEKRTRKGKIFYACNRYPECDFALWDKPINEKCPECGSLLIQTKKGKIKCSNKECDYVRDS; the protein is encoded by the coding sequence ATGAACTTAATTATTGTAGAAAGTCCAACGAAATCAAAAACAATTCAGCAATTTTTAGGGCCTAAATACAAGGTCATTTCTTCATATGGCCATATCCGCGATTTGCCGAAAAGCGAATTAGGAATTGATATAGAAAACGATTTTAAGCCAAAATACATTATCCCTTTAAAAGCAAGAAAAACTGTTAACTCTTTAAAAAAAGATTCTCAAAAAGCAGACCTGCTTATTCTGGCTACTGATGAAGACAGAGAAGGAGAAGCAATTGCCTATCATCTAAGCCAGATTTTAAATTCAAATGGTAAAAAACATCAGAGGATTGTCTTTCATGAAATAACTAAACAGGCGATTGAACAAGCACTAAAAAATCCTCGTGATATAGATATGGATCTTGTTGACGCCCAGCAAGCAAGAAGAATTTTAGACCGTTTAGTTGGCTATAAACTCTCCCCTCTTTTATGGAAAAAAGTTGCCAGAGGGCTCTCTGCAGGAAGGGTTCAGTCAGTGACAGTTCGGCTTGTGGTAGATCGGGAAAGAGAAATTGAAAATTTTAAGCCAGAAGAATATTGGACAATTATCGCCCATCTTGAAAAATACATCGAGAACAGTTCTCGATGTATTGAAGCGCTTTTGGTTAAAAAAAACGGCAAAGTAATTCCTAAATTAGGGATTAAAGTAAAAAAAGAAGCAGAAAAAATAATTGAAGATTTAAAAGGAGCAGAATACAAAATTTCAAATATTGAAAAAAAAGAAACTAAAAGAAATCCTTTGCCTCCATTTACTACTTCTACTTTACAGCAAGAATCATGGAGAAGGCTGCGTTGGCCAGTAAGACATACAATGAGAATTTCCCAGCAGCTTTATGAAAAAGGATTTATCACCTATCATAGAACCGATTCTTTAAATTTATCTGAAATATCTTTATTTTCCGCTAAAAAATTTATTATTAATAGCTTTGGAAAAGAATATTGGGCTGGATTTTTGAAAAAATACAAAACAAAAACAAAAGCAGCTCAAGAAGCCCACGAAGCTATAAGGCCTGCTTATCCTGATAAAAAGCCAAACAAAATAAAAGAAAAACTAGATGATAATCAATTTCGGCTCTATGATTTGATTTGGAGAAGATTTATTGCTTGTCAAATGAGCCAAGCTCGTTTCGATTCCACTACTGTTGACATCTCTGCCAAAAACTATATTTTTAGGGCTTCTGGACAAGTATTGAAGTTTGATGGTTTTCTAAAAGTGTACCCTTTGAAATTTGAGGAATCAGAGTTACCTATTTTAGAAAAAAATGAAGTTTTAAAATTAAAAAAGCTTGTTCCTTCCCAGCACTTTACCCAGCCGTTGCCTCGCTATACTGAAGCTGGTTTAATTAAGGTTTTGGAAGAAAACGGCATTGGCAGGCCGTCAACCTATGCGCCAACAATTTCTACTATTCAGGATAGAAATTATGTTCAGAAAAATGAAAATAAAAAGTTTGAACCGACAGAAATAGGAATTATTGTAAATGATCTTTTGGTTGAACATTTTCCTAAAATTGTAGATATGAAATTCACAGCAGAAATGGAAAAGGATTTAGATGAAATCTCTGAAGGCAAGAAAAAATTGGTTCCAGTAATACAAGAATTTTATAAACCTTTTGAAAAAAACTTAAAGGCAAAAGAAAAAGAAATAGATAAAAAAGAAATTGCTGAAGAAAAAACAGATGAAAACTGCCCTGAATGCGGCTCGCCATTGATAAAAAAAATGGGCAGATATGGAAAATTTTACGCTTGTTCCGGCTTCCCAAAATGCAGATATACCAAACCAATAGAGAAACCAAAGCTTGGAATAAAATGCCCAAAATGCGAAAAAGGAGAAATAGTTGAAAAAAGAACTAGAAAAGGAAAAATTTTTTACGCTTGCAATCGCTACCCGGAATGCGATTTTGCCTTATGGGACAAACCTATAAATGAAAAATGCCCTGAATGCGGTTCTCTTTTAATTCAAACAAAAAAAGGCAAAATCAAATGCTCAAACAAGGAATGCGATTATGTTAGAGATTCTTAA
- the ybeY gene encoding rRNA maturation RNase YbeY, protein MIEINNLTTNSVDEKFLKKTAKIILKGEAKKEANVSIAFVGQGRMREINKRYRDKNRVTDVLSFPESKVLLQKFKVGPTQRIQGLGEIIICLREVKKNAKKFNSSFKKELNRVLIHGILHLLGYDHEKTEEEAKQMEEKEKYYLSKV, encoded by the coding sequence ATGATTGAAATTAATAATCTGACAACTAATTCTGTAGATGAGAAATTTTTGAAAAAAACTGCTAAAATAATATTAAAAGGCGAGGCAAAGAAAGAAGCTAATGTATCAATTGCTTTTGTTGGACAGGGAAGAATGAGGGAAATAAATAAGAGATATCGAGACAAGAACCGAGTTACCGATGTTTTAAGTTTTCCAGAATCAAAGGTTTTATTACAGAAATTTAAGGTAGGTCCTACTCAAAGAATTCAAGGATTAGGAGAAATAATTATTTGCCTGCGCGAGGTTAAAAAAAATGCTAAAAAATTTAATTCTTCTTTTAAGAAAGAGTTAAATAGAGTTTTAATTCATGGAATTCTGCATTTGTTAGGATATGACCATGAAAAAACAGAAGAAGAGGCAAAGCAGATGGAAGAAAAAGAAAAATATTATTTATCAAAAGTTTAA
- a CDS encoding GatB/YqeY domain-containing protein, with product MNELKEKIQESLNSSLKNKREIELSTLRMLSAAILNREKEKRFKTTKEKPDLKEEELVKESQLNDKEIIEVIFSEIKTRKEAIFEYEKGERQDLAEKEKKELEVLKKYLPEQLSKEELKKIIEESIKKVGAESIKDMGRVIKELVPQIKGKADMSEISKMIRELLL from the coding sequence ATGAATGAATTAAAAGAGAAAATTCAAGAGAGCTTAAATTCATCCCTGAAAAACAAAAGAGAGATTGAATTATCAACCTTAAGAATGTTAAGCGCTGCAATTTTGAATAGAGAAAAAGAAAAAAGATTCAAAACGACCAAGGAAAAGCCTGATTTAAAAGAAGAGGAATTAGTAAAAGAAAGCCAATTAAATGACAAAGAAATAATAGAAGTCATTTTTTCAGAAATCAAAACAAGAAAAGAAGCGATTTTTGAATATGAAAAAGGAGAAAGGCAGGACCTGGCAGAAAAAGAAAAAAAAGAACTTGAGGTTTTAAAAAAATACTTGCCAGAGCAGCTTTCTAAAGAAGAGCTTAAAAAAATAATAGAAGAAAGTATTAAAAAAGTTGGGGCAGAGTCAATAAAAGATATGGGCAGGGTTATAAAAGAGCTAGTGCCGCAAATAAAAGGAAAGGCAGATATGAGCGAGATAAGTAAAATGATTAGAGAATTATTGTTATGA
- a CDS encoding histidine triad nucleotide-binding protein — MACLFCQIINKEIPADIIYEDEKFVVFKDIKPKAPIHLLIVPKKHIPSVQNLELEDKELIGELFLLAKKIAQEKGIAEKGYKLVFNVGRGGGQIIDHLHLHLITGWKTPKERDIPGMP; from the coding sequence ATGGCTTGTTTATTTTGTCAAATTATCAATAAAGAAATACCGGCTGATATAATCTATGAGGATGAAAAATTTGTAGTTTTCAAAGATATTAAACCCAAAGCTCCTATCCATCTCTTAATTGTTCCTAAGAAACATATTCCTTCTGTCCAGAATTTAGAATTGGAAGATAAGGAACTAATAGGAGAATTATTTCTCCTTGCCAAAAAAATAGCCCAAGAAAAAGGCATTGCCGAGAAAGGATATAAATTAGTTTTTAATGTGGGAAGAGGTGGCGGACAAATAATAGACCATCTTCATCTGCATTTAATTACTGGTTGGAAAACTCCAAAAGAAAGGGATATTCCCGGAATGCCATAA
- the lepB gene encoding signal peptidase I, producing the protein MKFLKGTLSFIWEISKIVIIALLIVIPIRYFIFQPFFVKGQSMEPNFHNGDYLIVDELSYRFSAPERGEVIVFNYPNNPSQRYIKRIIGLPEETIKIEDKKVNILSNDYEFILNESMYLSEFVQTPGNITVSLGENEYFVLGDNRDASFDSRKWGVLPEEDIIGRVIFRAWPAKALAKIEIPNY; encoded by the coding sequence ATGAAATTCTTAAAAGGGACATTATCATTTATCTGGGAAATTTCTAAAATCGTTATTATTGCCTTGCTGATAGTAATTCCTATCCGTTATTTTATATTCCAGCCGTTTTTTGTTAAAGGCCAATCCATGGAGCCGAATTTCCATAATGGCGATTACTTAATTGTTGATGAGCTCTCTTATCGTTTTTCAGCTCCTGAAAGAGGAGAGGTAATTGTTTTTAATTATCCTAACAATCCTTCTCAACGTTATATTAAAAGGATTATTGGTTTGCCAGAAGAAACAATAAAAATAGAAGATAAAAAAGTAAACATTCTAAGTAACGATTATGAATTTATACTAAATGAATCGATGTACCTTTCTGAGTTTGTGCAAACACCAGGGAATATTACGGTTTCTTTGGGAGAAAACGAGTATTTTGTTTTAGGCGATAATAGAGATGCTTCTTTTGATTCGCGAAAATGGGGCGTTCTGCCAGAAGAAGATATTATAGGCAGAGTAATTTTTAGAGCCTGGCCAGCTAAAGCTTTGGCTAAGATAGAAATACCAAATTATTAG
- a CDS encoding aminoacyl-tRNA hydrolase translates to MILIVGLGNPGEKYKRTRHNVGFMVLDEFKKIHSFSDWQLKKKFKAEISEGTLTGKKIILAKPQTFMNESGKAVKIMQQETRDKRQELYVIHDDLDLGLGKMKIVQNRGSAGHKGVQSIINEIGNKNFIRFRIGIKNKELEIQNIEDFVLKKFTKDEKKVIKETVQKTCKAIEMAIKQGIEKTMSEFNK, encoded by the coding sequence ATGATTCTTATAGTGGGGTTAGGCAATCCTGGAGAAAAATATAAAAGGACGCGGCATAATGTTGGATTTATGGTTTTAGATGAATTTAAAAAAATTCATAGTTTTTCTGATTGGCAATTAAAAAAGAAATTTAAAGCAGAAATTTCAGAAGGCACTTTAACAGGCAAAAAAATAATTTTAGCAAAACCGCAAACTTTTATGAACGAGTCAGGCAAAGCAGTAAAAATCATGCAACAAGAGACAAGAGACAAGAGACAAGAACTATATGTTATTCATGACGACTTGGATTTGGGATTAGGAAAAATGAAAATCGTTCAAAACCGCGGCTCTGCCGGACACAAAGGAGTACAGTCAATTATTAATGAGATTGGCAATAAAAACTTTATCCGTTTTAGAATTGGAATTAAAAATAAAGAACTGGAAATCCAAAATATTGAGGATTTTGTTTTAAAAAAATTTACAAAAGATGAAAAAAAAGTTATAAAAGAAACTGTGCAAAAAACCTGCAAGGCAATTGAAATGGCAATAAAACAAGGCATTGAAAAAACAATGTCAGAATTTAATAAATAA
- a CDS encoding histidine--tRNA ligase, which produces MRKPKFQTLTGMHDILGEEQKYFQKIFDVSKNIADFYAFEKIDTPIIEYAELFEKGTGPTTDIIQKEMYGFRTKGGDLVTLRPEGTPSIVRAYIEHGMQFLPQPVKLWHFGPFFRHERPQTGRYREFHQIDFDILGEESPVIDAQIIQIFYNILKELKIKDIIIEINSVGDSQCRSYYRKLLVSYLKNREGLLCSNCRKRLKENPLRILDCKEERCQKVVDQAPQMIDHLCDECKQHFKGVLEFLDDMQLPYNLNPYLVRGLDYYTKTVFEIYQDTEEGRKQGALSAGGRYDRLVKLLGGRDTGACGGSLGIERVVNIMKNMGLYPFHPSSPRIFLAQLGALSKQRSLKLFEEFREAKIPAAESFSKDSLKTQLRIADKIGVDWTLILGQKEVFEGVIILREMKTGKQETVKLDKIVDIMRKKLRK; this is translated from the coding sequence ATGAGGAAGCCGAAATTTCAAACCCTAACTGGAATGCACGATATTTTAGGCGAAGAGCAGAAATATTTTCAAAAAATTTTTGATGTATCTAAAAATATTGCTGATTTCTATGCTTTTGAAAAAATTGATACACCTATTATTGAGTATGCTGAGCTTTTTGAGAAAGGAACTGGTCCAACTACTGATATTATTCAGAAAGAGATGTATGGCTTTAGAACCAAGGGAGGAGATTTAGTAACCCTAAGGCCGGAAGGAACTCCTTCTATTGTTCGAGCTTATATTGAGCATGGCATGCAGTTTTTGCCCCAACCAGTAAAGCTTTGGCATTTTGGTCCATTTTTCAGGCATGAACGTCCGCAAACAGGCCGTTATAGAGAATTTCATCAGATAGATTTTGATATTTTAGGCGAGGAAAGTCCAGTTATTGATGCTCAGATTATTCAAATTTTTTATAATATTTTAAAAGAATTAAAAATTAAGGATATAATAATAGAGATAAACAGTGTTGGAGACTCCCAGTGCCGTTCATATTACAGAAAGCTATTAGTGAGTTATTTGAAAAATAGAGAGGGTTTGCTATGCTCTAATTGCAGAAAACGGCTTAAAGAAAATCCTTTAAGAATATTGGATTGTAAGGAGGAAAGGTGCCAGAAAGTAGTGGATCAAGCGCCTCAAATGATTGATCATCTTTGCGATGAATGCAAGCAGCATTTCAAAGGAGTTCTGGAGTTTTTAGATGACATGCAGCTGCCTTATAATCTTAATCCATATTTGGTTCGCGGGCTTGATTATTACACTAAAACCGTTTTTGAGATCTATCAGGACACAGAAGAAGGAAGAAAGCAAGGCGCTTTATCTGCTGGAGGAAGATATGATAGATTAGTTAAACTTTTGGGAGGCAGGGATACTGGAGCTTGCGGCGGGTCCTTAGGCATAGAAAGAGTGGTTAATATAATGAAGAATATGGGGCTATATCCATTTCATCCGTCTTCCCCTCGGATTTTTTTAGCTCAATTAGGCGCACTTTCCAAGCAAAGAAGCTTGAAACTCTTCGAGGAATTCAGAGAAGCTAAGATTCCAGCAGCTGAATCATTTAGCAAGGATTCTTTAAAAACACAATTAAGAATAGCTGATAAAATAGGTGTTGATTGGACTTTAATCCTTGGCCAGAAAGAGGTTTTTGAAGGAGTAATAATTTTAAGAGAAATGAAAACAGGCAAGCAGGAAACAGTTAAATTAGATAAAATAGTTGATATTATGAGGAAAAAACTTAGAAAATAA